Proteins from a genomic interval of Hydrogenophaga sp. PAMC20947:
- the ugpQ gene encoding glycerophosphodiester phosphodiesterase: protein MKPDTTSSLKGWPYPLWIAHRGAGKLAPENTLAAFRLGASHGYRMFECDAKLSSDGVVFLLHDDTLERTSSGQGVAGKRPWSDLSQVDAGSWHSRQYAGEPLPTLAHIARFCQANAAWLNIEIKPTVGLERETGQRVAEAAQQLWAHQPAQWAPLLTSFQPEALIGAREAAPDLRRGLLLDSLWAGWQSVASDQGCVALVCHHTLWTPALREETRQLGLRAMAYTVNEIPDVKRLIELQLDGIITDRVERFAPER, encoded by the coding sequence ATGAAGCCGGATACAACATCTTCGCTGAAAGGCTGGCCCTACCCCCTCTGGATCGCCCACCGGGGCGCGGGCAAGCTGGCGCCAGAGAACACCTTGGCAGCCTTCCGCCTGGGTGCCTCGCACGGCTACCGCATGTTCGAATGCGATGCCAAACTCAGCTCAGACGGCGTGGTGTTTCTGCTGCACGATGACACCCTCGAGCGCACCAGCAGTGGCCAGGGCGTGGCGGGGAAGCGCCCCTGGTCAGATTTGAGCCAGGTTGACGCTGGGAGCTGGCACTCGCGGCAGTATGCAGGCGAGCCATTGCCCACCCTGGCTCACATTGCCCGCTTCTGCCAAGCCAATGCAGCCTGGCTCAACATCGAAATCAAACCCACGGTCGGTCTGGAACGGGAAACGGGCCAGCGAGTGGCTGAGGCTGCCCAACAACTGTGGGCCCATCAACCCGCTCAGTGGGCTCCGCTCCTGACATCATTCCAACCAGAAGCCTTGATCGGCGCTCGCGAAGCGGCGCCAGACTTGCGTCGTGGGTTGCTGCTTGACAGCTTGTGGGCGGGCTGGCAAAGCGTGGCGAGCGACCAAGGCTGCGTGGCGCTGGTGTGCCACCACACGCTGTGGACGCCGGCACTGCGGGAAGAAACACGGCAATTGGGCCTGCGCGCCATGGCCTATACGGTCAACGAAATCCCTGATGTAAAGCGGCTGATTGAACTGCAACTTGACGGCATCATCACCGACCGAGTGGAACGGTTCGCCCCGGAGCGCTGA
- the hemA gene encoding glutamyl-tRNA reductase, giving the protein MSVWALGINHHTAPLDLRGRFAFALDQIQPTLHGYRQSLPRQPEATLLSTCNRTELYGAGDQAAVEPTLAWLAKTGGVSIQVLKDHAYVLREDQAARHAFRVASGLDSMVLGEAQILGQLKDAVRAAEEAGALGTTLHQLFQRSFSVAKQVRSSTEIGAHSISMTAAAVRLAGQLFEDLKDIRVLFVGAGDMIELAATHFAAKTPKSMAIANRTLERGEKLAGRFGAEVMRLADIPDRLHEFDAVISCTASTLPIIGLGAVERALKKRRHRPMFMVDLAVPRDIEVEVKALDDVYLYTVDDLASVVQTGKDNRQAAVAQAEAIIDAGVLSFMHWMDQRSPTHGVVPLIQQIQAQTDAWRSTELARARKLLAKGEPVEAVLEALSRGLTQKMMHGTLAELRVGDALARAATAQTVSRLFLREDTGKPPRQS; this is encoded by the coding sequence ATGTCTGTCTGGGCGCTTGGAATCAATCACCACACGGCTCCGCTTGATTTGCGGGGCCGTTTCGCGTTTGCGCTCGATCAGATTCAGCCCACACTGCATGGCTACCGGCAGAGCCTGCCCCGTCAACCCGAGGCCACTTTGCTGTCTACCTGCAACCGCACTGAACTCTACGGAGCGGGTGATCAGGCTGCCGTAGAACCCACCCTGGCCTGGTTGGCGAAAACCGGCGGCGTGAGCATCCAGGTGCTCAAGGATCACGCCTATGTGTTGCGGGAAGATCAGGCTGCGCGCCACGCCTTTCGTGTGGCCAGCGGCCTTGATAGCATGGTGCTCGGCGAGGCGCAGATCCTTGGTCAACTGAAGGATGCCGTGCGTGCGGCCGAAGAAGCCGGGGCGCTGGGCACCACCCTGCACCAGTTGTTCCAGCGCTCCTTTTCAGTCGCCAAGCAGGTGCGCAGTTCCACTGAGATTGGCGCCCACTCCATCAGCATGACGGCTGCGGCGGTGCGCTTGGCGGGTCAGCTGTTTGAAGACCTGAAAGATATCCGCGTGCTGTTCGTGGGCGCTGGCGACATGATCGAGCTCGCGGCCACGCATTTCGCGGCCAAAACGCCCAAGAGCATGGCCATCGCCAACCGCACCCTGGAGCGCGGGGAGAAGCTGGCTGGCCGATTTGGCGCTGAAGTCATGCGACTGGCCGATATTCCAGACCGGTTACACGAGTTCGACGCAGTCATCAGCTGCACCGCCAGCACATTGCCCATCATCGGCTTGGGCGCCGTAGAGCGGGCACTGAAAAAGCGCCGGCACAGGCCCATGTTCATGGTCGATCTGGCCGTACCGCGCGATATCGAGGTTGAGGTCAAGGCACTGGACGACGTCTACCTCTACACCGTGGATGACCTTGCCAGCGTGGTGCAAACCGGCAAGGACAACCGGCAGGCCGCAGTGGCACAGGCCGAAGCCATCATCGACGCAGGTGTCTTGAGCTTCATGCACTGGATGGACCAGCGCAGCCCAACCCACGGAGTGGTCCCCCTGATCCAGCAGATCCAGGCCCAGACCGACGCATGGCGCAGCACCGAGCTGGCACGGGCCCGAAAGCTCCTGGCCAAGGGTGAGCCCGTGGAGGCGGTGTTGGAAGCCCTGTCGCGCGGCCTCACCCAGAAAATGATGCACGGCACCTTGGCCGAGTTGCGCGTTGGAGATGCACTGGCGCGAGCGGCCACGGCCCAAACGGTGTCCCGCCTCTTCCTGAGAGAAGACACCGGAAAGCCACCGCGGCAGTCTTAG
- the prmC gene encoding peptide chain release factor N(5)-glutamine methyltransferase: MQPKVITLGLALQQAQAQGLERLDAQMLLLFALHRDTNDRAWLLTHDHDPLPADAASRLNDAVSRRAAGEPLAYIEGTKEFFGLRLLVDHRVLVPRPDTETLVEWTLELLAQAPTPADCLDLGTGSGAIALAVKSQSTTTRVTATDASADALVVARANAEQLGLPVTFRQGSWLQAVAGERYHVIASNPPYIAEGDHHLPGLVHEPISALTAGQDGLSDLRDLVSTAPGALHPGGWLLLEHGHDQAAAVRALLSAKGFEQVLSRTDLTGIERCSGGQWPHRR, from the coding sequence ATGCAACCAAAGGTCATCACACTGGGCCTTGCCCTGCAACAGGCACAGGCCCAAGGATTGGAACGCCTGGATGCCCAGATGCTGCTCCTGTTCGCCTTGCACCGCGACACCAACGACCGCGCCTGGTTGCTGACCCATGATCACGACCCCTTGCCAGCCGACGCAGCCTCACGCCTGAACGACGCCGTCAGCCGCCGAGCAGCAGGGGAGCCTCTCGCTTATATCGAAGGCACCAAAGAATTTTTCGGCTTGCGCCTCCTCGTTGACCATCGCGTGCTGGTCCCCCGGCCCGACACCGAAACACTGGTGGAATGGACGTTGGAACTGCTGGCGCAGGCCCCCACACCCGCCGACTGCCTCGATCTGGGCACGGGCAGTGGCGCCATCGCACTCGCTGTGAAAAGCCAAAGCACCACAACCCGCGTCACAGCCACCGACGCCAGCGCTGATGCCTTGGTCGTCGCCAGGGCCAACGCCGAACAGCTCGGCCTGCCGGTCACTTTTCGGCAGGGCTCTTGGTTGCAAGCTGTTGCTGGAGAGCGGTACCACGTGATTGCCAGCAACCCGCCATACATTGCCGAAGGCGATCACCACCTGCCAGGCCTCGTCCATGAGCCCATTTCCGCGCTCACTGCAGGCCAGGACGGACTGAGCGACTTGCGCGACCTGGTCTCCACTGCGCCCGGCGCGCTGCATCCTGGAGGCTGGCTGCTGCTGGAGCACGGCCACGACCAAGCCGCTGCCGTCCGTGCGTTGCTTTCCGCAAAAGGGTTTGAGCAGGTACTCAGCCGCACCGATCTGACGGGCATCGAGCGGTGCAGCGGCGGTCAATGGCCACACAGGCGATAA
- the ugpC gene encoding sn-glycerol-3-phosphate ABC transporter ATP-binding protein UgpC, with product MSSISLRNVVKRYTTGKTELQVIHGVNAEIQQGEFIVIVGPSGCGKSTLLRMVAGLEDISGGEIAIGERVVNTLEPAERDIAMVFQNYALYPHMSVFENMAYGLKIKKMPAAEIQQRVDKAAAILELGHLLQRKPRELSGGQRQRVAMGRAIVRQPKVFLFDEPLSNLDAKLRAQTRLEIQKLHRELGITSLFVTHDQVEAMTLAQRMIVMNGGKMEQFGTPEEVYSRPATTFVASFMGSPPMNLLKDAPGGKPGSILGVRPEHLDIGDAGWELQVETVELLGAERLVHAYLGNERLIIRIHEDQGAPVVGSTIRAQPREERLHWFDAASGQRQ from the coding sequence ATGTCATCCATTTCCCTTCGAAACGTCGTCAAGCGCTACACCACCGGCAAAACCGAGCTGCAGGTCATCCACGGCGTAAACGCCGAAATCCAGCAAGGCGAATTCATCGTCATCGTGGGCCCTTCTGGTTGTGGAAAATCCACGCTGTTGCGCATGGTCGCGGGTCTGGAAGACATCAGCGGCGGTGAAATTGCCATTGGCGAGCGTGTCGTCAACACCTTGGAACCAGCCGAACGCGACATCGCCATGGTGTTCCAGAACTACGCGCTGTATCCCCACATGAGCGTGTTTGAGAACATGGCCTACGGCCTGAAGATCAAAAAAATGCCGGCTGCCGAGATCCAGCAGCGGGTGGACAAGGCCGCCGCCATTCTCGAACTGGGTCACCTGCTGCAGCGCAAACCGCGCGAGCTCTCCGGAGGCCAGCGCCAGCGCGTGGCCATGGGCCGAGCCATCGTGCGCCAGCCCAAAGTGTTCCTGTTTGACGAACCGCTGTCCAACCTCGACGCCAAGTTGCGGGCCCAGACCCGGCTGGAAATCCAGAAACTCCACCGCGAACTGGGCATCACCTCGCTTTTCGTCACTCACGACCAGGTCGAGGCCATGACCCTGGCCCAGCGCATGATCGTCATGAACGGCGGCAAGATGGAGCAGTTCGGTACACCCGAAGAGGTGTACTCCCGCCCCGCCACCACCTTTGTGGCCAGCTTCATGGGCTCCCCCCCGATGAACCTGCTGAAAGACGCGCCGGGCGGCAAGCCAGGCAGCATTCTTGGCGTGCGGCCCGAGCACCTGGATATTGGCGATGCGGGCTGGGAACTGCAGGTCGAGACTGTGGAATTGCTGGGCGCCGAGCGCCTGGTGCACGCCTACCTCGGCAACGAAAGGCTCATCATCCGCATCCACGAAGACCAAGGCGCACCGGTCGTGGGCAGCACCATCCGCGCCCAACCTCGGGAAGAACGACTGCACTGGTTCGATGCCGCGTCCGGACAACGCCAATGA
- a CDS encoding AAA family ATPase: MSSNSLVTSASMGLPIAQMRNVFSANDVERKLHRLQSSGNEREHESLVNIYQRMLERGPERFAVKPSGVPDMGPLYDLLPNFGDVLDDVKRHVALSQDSRDSLEVTPILLLGPPGVGKTHFARQIASLLGTSMSLVPMSSMTAGWLLSGSSSQWKGSKPGKVFEALVDGQYANPVIVVDEIDKASADAQYDPLGSLYSLLEHDTAQSFVDEFADVPIDASQVIWITTANRESAIPDPILNRMNVFEIAPPSPEAARKIAAHLYRGIRSEHDWGQRFDSEPSEAVLDLLATQAPREMRRALVTGFGNARLGSRYEIESGDLPKAGNSKSRIGFLQ; this comes from the coding sequence ATGAGCTCCAACAGCCTGGTCACTTCCGCTTCCATGGGTTTGCCCATCGCACAGATGCGCAACGTGTTCAGCGCCAACGACGTCGAACGCAAACTCCACCGACTGCAATCCAGCGGCAACGAACGCGAACACGAGAGCCTGGTGAACATCTACCAGCGCATGCTCGAACGTGGGCCTGAGCGGTTCGCGGTCAAACCCTCGGGGGTGCCCGATATGGGGCCTCTGTACGATTTGCTGCCCAATTTTGGTGACGTGCTGGACGATGTGAAACGCCATGTGGCCTTGAGCCAGGACAGCCGTGACAGCCTGGAGGTCACGCCCATTCTTCTGCTTGGCCCGCCGGGGGTGGGGAAAACCCATTTCGCACGCCAGATTGCATCGCTGCTGGGCACCAGCATGAGCCTGGTGCCCATGAGTTCCATGACTGCTGGCTGGCTGTTGTCAGGATCATCCTCCCAATGGAAGGGCTCCAAGCCTGGCAAAGTATTTGAAGCATTGGTGGATGGGCAGTACGCCAACCCAGTCATTGTTGTGGATGAAATCGACAAGGCTTCGGCCGATGCCCAATACGACCCTCTGGGTTCACTTTACAGCTTGCTCGAACATGACACTGCCCAGAGCTTTGTGGACGAGTTCGCCGATGTACCCATTGATGCCAGCCAAGTCATCTGGATCACCACCGCGAATCGGGAAAGCGCCATTCCCGATCCCATACTCAACCGCATGAACGTGTTCGAAATTGCGCCGCCATCGCCTGAGGCCGCGCGAAAGATCGCGGCCCACCTGTACCGAGGGATCCGCAGCGAGCACGACTGGGGGCAACGGTTTGACTCCGAGCCCAGCGAAGCTGTGCTGGACCTGCTGGCAACCCAAGCACCCCGGGAAATGCGCCGTGCGCTGGTTACCGGTTTCGGCAACGCCCGCTTGGGCAGCCGCTACGAGATCGAATCAGGGGATTTGCCCAAAGCGGGCAACAGCAAGTCTCGTATTGGATTCCTGCAATAG
- the prfA gene encoding peptide chain release factor 1, with protein MKSFVRVTLMRQRARLHELDALLAAPDVVDNMDRFRALSREHSEASAITEVFNRYLQREEDMTSATEMLQDPDMAEMAQDEIDQAKTDLEALDSELQHLLLPKDPDDERNAFVEIRAGTGGDESALFAGDLARMITRYADTQRWTTEIVSESPSELGGYKEVVLRFVGAGAYGKLRFESGGHRVQRVPVTETQGRIHTSAATIAVMPEPDETQAVQLNPSELRIDTYRASGAGGQHINKTDSAVRVTHLPTGITAECQDGRSQHSNKAKALQVLTARLQEKDRSERAAKEAATRKGLIGSGDRSDRIRTYNFPQGRLTDHRINLTLYKLLQIMEGDMGDVIHALQVARGAELLAELEHNNSF; from the coding sequence ATGAAATCCTTTGTCCGCGTTACCTTGATGCGCCAGCGCGCCCGGCTTCACGAGCTTGACGCCCTGCTCGCCGCGCCCGACGTGGTCGACAACATGGACCGGTTTCGCGCCCTCAGCCGCGAACATTCGGAAGCCAGCGCCATCACCGAAGTCTTCAACCGCTACCTGCAGCGTGAAGAAGACATGACCTCAGCGACTGAGATGCTGCAAGACCCCGACATGGCGGAGATGGCACAGGACGAAATCGATCAGGCGAAGACCGATCTGGAAGCATTGGACAGTGAGCTGCAACATCTCCTGCTGCCCAAAGACCCCGATGACGAACGCAACGCCTTCGTGGAAATCCGGGCGGGCACCGGTGGCGACGAATCGGCTTTGTTTGCCGGTGACTTGGCCCGTATGATCACCCGATATGCCGATACCCAACGCTGGACCACGGAGATCGTGAGCGAATCACCCAGCGAACTGGGCGGGTACAAAGAAGTTGTGCTGCGCTTCGTCGGCGCGGGCGCCTACGGCAAGCTGAGATTTGAATCCGGAGGCCACCGCGTGCAGCGCGTCCCGGTCACGGAAACACAAGGCCGCATCCACACGAGTGCGGCGACGATCGCAGTCATGCCCGAGCCCGACGAAACCCAGGCGGTGCAGCTCAACCCCAGCGAACTGCGCATTGACACTTACCGCGCCAGCGGTGCCGGCGGCCAGCACATCAACAAAACCGACTCCGCAGTGCGCGTGACCCACCTGCCCACCGGCATCACCGCCGAATGCCAGGACGGGCGCAGCCAACACAGCAACAAAGCCAAGGCCTTACAGGTGCTCACGGCACGTCTGCAAGAGAAAGACCGAAGTGAGCGCGCGGCGAAAGAAGCCGCCACGCGCAAAGGCCTGATCGGCAGCGGCGACCGCAGCGACCGCATCCGCACTTACAACTTCCCCCAAGGCCGCCTGACCGATCACCGCATCAACCTCACCCTGTACAAACTGCTGCAGATAATGGAAGGCGACATGGGCGACGTGATCCACGCCCTGCAAGTCGCTCGCGGCGCAGAGCTCCTGGCCGAGCTGGAACACAACAACAGCTTTTGA
- the ugpE gene encoding sn-glycerol-3-phosphate ABC transporter permease UgpE: protein MIEKRPGLTALSHLILLLGVLIVGFPLYITLIGSTQSAEQIAQSFPMSLMPGGNAIATYKTALFGGMTSQGSQIPAAAPMLWISLVSALIITVGKISISLLSAFAIVYFRFPFRTLVFWMIFVTLMLPVEVRIGPTYEVVANLGMLNTYAGLTVPLIASATATFLFRQFFLTVPDELVEAARIDGAGPMRFFKDILLPLSTTSIAALFVIQFIYGWNQYLWPLLVTTDESMYPVVMGIKRLISGESHTEWNVVMAMAILAMLPPAVVVMLMQRWFVKGLVDTEK, encoded by the coding sequence ATGATTGAAAAACGCCCTGGGCTCACCGCCCTGTCCCACCTGATTCTGCTGCTCGGTGTGCTCATCGTTGGCTTTCCGCTCTACATCACGCTGATCGGCTCCACCCAGTCGGCAGAGCAGATCGCTCAGTCTTTTCCCATGTCGTTAATGCCGGGCGGAAACGCGATTGCAACCTACAAAACCGCCTTGTTTGGCGGCATGACCAGCCAAGGCAGCCAGATCCCGGCAGCCGCGCCCATGTTGTGGATCAGCCTGGTCAGCGCCTTGATCATCACGGTTGGAAAGATCTCGATCTCGCTGCTCTCGGCTTTTGCGATCGTGTACTTCAGATTTCCGTTTCGCACCCTCGTCTTCTGGATGATCTTCGTCACGTTGATGCTGCCGGTGGAGGTGCGCATCGGGCCGACCTATGAGGTGGTGGCGAACCTGGGCATGCTGAACACGTATGCGGGTCTGACCGTCCCGCTGATTGCGTCGGCCACCGCGACGTTCCTCTTCAGGCAGTTTTTCCTCACGGTGCCCGACGAGCTGGTGGAAGCCGCGCGCATCGATGGCGCGGGGCCCATGCGGTTTTTCAAAGACATTCTGCTGCCACTGTCCACCACCTCGATTGCGGCCCTGTTCGTGATTCAGTTCATTTACGGCTGGAACCAATACCTTTGGCCCCTGCTGGTGACCACGGACGAATCCATGTACCCCGTGGTCATGGGCATCAAGCGCCTGATTTCGGGCGAGTCGCACACCGAGTGGAACGTGGTCATGGCCATGGCCATCCTTGCCATGCTGCCGCCCGCGGTGGTCGTCATGCTGATGCAACGCTGGTTCGTCAAGGGCCTGGTAGACACCGAAAAATAA
- the grxD gene encoding Grx4 family monothiol glutaredoxin yields the protein MSDAQTQIDQLVKSNDIVLFMKGNASFPMCGFSGRAIQILKACGVEPKTLKTVNVLEDEGVRQGIKEYSKWPTIPQLYVKGEFIGGSDIMMEMYESGELQQVITGQA from the coding sequence ATGAGCGACGCGCAAACCCAGATCGACCAACTGGTCAAATCCAACGACATCGTGCTCTTCATGAAGGGCAACGCCAGTTTTCCCATGTGTGGCTTTTCCGGACGAGCCATCCAGATCCTGAAAGCCTGTGGTGTTGAGCCCAAGACGTTGAAAACTGTCAATGTGCTGGAAGACGAAGGCGTCCGCCAGGGCATCAAGGAATACAGCAAGTGGCCCACCATCCCACAGCTCTACGTCAAAGGTGAATTCATCGGCGGCTCGGACATCATGATGGAAATGTACGAATCCGGCGAGTTGCAACAGGTCATAACCGGCCAAGCCTGA
- the ugpA gene encoding sn-glycerol-3-phosphate ABC transporter permease UgpA yields MEKRVRFKSAWLPWVLIAPQMTIVLVFFFWPAGQAIYQSLLTQDPFGLSTEFVGLENFERLWNDASYLASFKTTGVFSLLVATIGLAIALLLAVMANRVLRGASVYKTLLIWPYAVAPVVAGVLWLFMFASPMGVAAYYFRAMGIEWNHLLNSNHAMGLIVAAAVWKQISYNFLFFLAGLQSIPKSLIEAAAIDGASPWHRFWTIVFPLLSPTTFFLLVINIVYAFFDTFGIVDATTQGGPGKDTSILVYKVYYDGFKALDMGGSAAQSVILMVVVVTLTVIQFRFVEKKVNY; encoded by the coding sequence ATGGAAAAACGCGTCCGCTTTAAATCAGCGTGGTTGCCCTGGGTGCTGATCGCACCCCAGATGACCATCGTGCTGGTGTTCTTCTTCTGGCCTGCTGGCCAGGCCATCTACCAAAGCCTGCTCACGCAAGACCCCTTCGGGCTGTCCACCGAATTCGTCGGGTTGGAGAACTTCGAACGCCTCTGGAACGACGCCAGCTACCTCGCGTCATTCAAGACCACGGGCGTCTTCTCCCTGTTGGTCGCCACCATCGGCCTGGCCATCGCGCTGCTGCTGGCCGTGATGGCCAATCGCGTGCTCAGAGGTGCGTCCGTCTACAAAACCCTTTTGATCTGGCCTTATGCCGTGGCGCCCGTGGTGGCAGGTGTGCTGTGGCTGTTCATGTTTGCGTCGCCCATGGGCGTCGCCGCGTACTATTTTCGGGCCATGGGCATTGAGTGGAACCATTTGTTGAATTCAAACCATGCCATGGGCTTGATTGTGGCTGCGGCCGTCTGGAAGCAGATTTCCTACAACTTCCTGTTTTTCCTTGCCGGGTTGCAGTCCATCCCCAAATCGCTGATCGAAGCCGCCGCCATTGATGGCGCCAGCCCCTGGCACCGTTTCTGGACCATCGTTTTCCCGCTCCTTTCGCCAACGACCTTCTTTCTCTTGGTCATCAATATCGTCTATGCCTTCTTCGATACCTTCGGCATCGTGGATGCGACCACCCAGGGCGGCCCCGGCAAGGACACGTCCATCCTGGTCTACAAGGTGTATTACGACGGTTTCAAAGCACTGGACATGGGAGGATCGGCAGCCCAGTCGGTCATATTGATGGTGGTGGTGGTCACGCTCACAGTGATCCAGTTCCGCTTTGTGGAAAAGAAAGTGAACTACTGA
- the ugpB gene encoding sn-glycerol-3-phosphate ABC transporter substrate-binding protein UgpB: MKNTIKTTALTGAMALAALISAPAHAATEVQWWHSMGGALGEWVNDLAKEFNASQTEYTIVPTFKGSYDESMTAAIAAFRSGNAPHILQVFEVGTATMMASKGAIVPVAKVMANAGEKFDAKAYVPAVAGYYTAPNGQMLSMPFNSSTPVFHYNKDAFKAAGMDPESPPKTWPEVALAAGKLKAAGHKCPFTTSWVSWTQLESFSAWHNTEFATKGNGMRGMDARLSFNSPLHVRHIENLANMAKTGLFVYKGRGNAADATFVSGECAMITGSSGLYGSVKRNAKFASGTSTLPYYPDVPGAPQNTVIGGASLWVMSGKKAEEYKGVAKFFNYIGKPEVAAASHQRTGYLPVTLASFKLTEDSGFYKKNPGSDVAVTQMIRKTTEKSRGIRLGNFVQIRTIIDEELEGVWSGKTAPKEALDAAVARGNEQLARFEKANKN; the protein is encoded by the coding sequence ATGAAAAACACAATCAAAACCACCGCGCTGACCGGCGCCATGGCACTGGCGGCCCTGATCAGCGCCCCTGCCCACGCAGCCACCGAAGTGCAGTGGTGGCACTCCATGGGCGGCGCCCTGGGCGAATGGGTCAATGACCTGGCCAAAGAATTCAACGCCAGCCAGACCGAATACACCATCGTGCCTACCTTCAAAGGCAGCTACGACGAATCGATGACGGCAGCCATCGCGGCCTTCCGCTCGGGCAATGCCCCGCACATTTTGCAGGTGTTTGAGGTCGGCACCGCTACCATGATGGCCAGCAAGGGTGCGATTGTTCCCGTGGCCAAAGTCATGGCGAACGCCGGGGAAAAATTTGATGCCAAGGCCTACGTGCCTGCTGTGGCCGGCTACTACACCGCACCAAACGGCCAGATGTTGAGCATGCCGTTCAACAGTTCCACGCCCGTGTTCCACTACAACAAAGACGCCTTCAAAGCGGCGGGCATGGATCCCGAGAGCCCTCCCAAGACCTGGCCGGAAGTGGCGTTGGCCGCGGGCAAACTCAAGGCCGCCGGCCACAAGTGCCCCTTCACCACCAGCTGGGTGAGCTGGACGCAGCTAGAGAGTTTCTCGGCCTGGCACAACACCGAGTTCGCCACCAAGGGCAATGGCATGCGCGGCATGGACGCCCGCCTGTCATTCAACTCACCACTGCATGTTCGCCACATTGAAAACCTGGCGAACATGGCCAAGACCGGCCTGTTTGTCTACAAAGGCCGCGGCAACGCTGCCGACGCGACCTTCGTTTCGGGCGAGTGCGCCATGATCACCGGCTCCTCGGGCTTGTATGGCAGCGTCAAGCGCAACGCCAAGTTCGCATCTGGCACCAGCACCCTGCCCTACTATCCCGACGTTCCAGGCGCTCCACAGAACACCGTGATCGGTGGCGCCAGCCTGTGGGTGATGTCCGGCAAGAAGGCCGAGGAATACAAGGGTGTGGCCAAGTTCTTCAACTACATTGGCAAGCCCGAAGTGGCTGCGGCCAGCCACCAGCGCACGGGCTACCTGCCTGTGACCCTCGCGTCGTTCAAACTGACCGAAGACAGTGGCTTTTACAAAAAGAACCCGGGTTCCGATGTGGCTGTTACACAAATGATCCGCAAGACGACGGAAAAGTCGCGCGGCATTCGTCTCGGCAACTTCGTGCAGATCCGCACGATCATTGACGAAGAGCTCGAAGGCGTGTGGTCCGGAAAAACAGCTCCAAAAGAGGCGCTGGACGCTGCGGTAGCCCGTGGCAACGAGCAACTCGCGCGCTTTGAAAAAGCCAACAAGAACTGA